The following DNA comes from Epinephelus moara isolate mb chromosome 2, YSFRI_EMoa_1.0, whole genome shotgun sequence.
CTGAGGCAACTTCACATCTTTGATCTCCACGCGCTCCACCTTAATGCCCCACGGATCGGTGGCGTCATCCAGAGCTTCCTGCGGGGGAAAATTCAACAACAAATACTCCTGTCACATAAAACCATGGTTAGCTCCACTAATCAGTTATGTTTCAGTAAACAACTATTCACCCAACTCTTCAGCCATAAGGAGCTTAGCTTTAGCCTTTATTAAAAGTTTGGGTTTGTGATACATTTGTTGTGTGGTCCAAGCTCAGGGCTCTCATCATTAGCATTTtagcagacagctgttttgtgCAATCCAGCCAACATCTGTGGGCCCACGTGGGTAGTGAATGGGCTGAAAAAATGGGCCCTAAATGGGATCGGCCACGGGTTCCATAATGGCCTCATGCCACATGCCCACATGGGCGGGTTAACCAGTGGGCCCCACACAAGTTATGCTACAGCTACCTGGGTAGCAAGTGGGTTTGAACCCAAAATGGGCATCTAATCTGGGGCTCACGGGTAAACCCACCAATGTGGATAACTGGCATTgggccattatggaacccacgacaatcccatatagggccctaTTTTCAGCCTATTTCCTTCCCACATGGGCCCACAAACGTTGGCTGGGAAATAAGCTCTGATAAACAAACGATATCAAACATCAAACAGAGTTAAACATGGCTGATGGAAAAAGGACCAATTACAGATATTTTATGTTGATATCGACCAAAATAGAGGTAAAAAGAGAGTGAATGACTGACATTTATGAGTTGATTAgacacatgatgatgatgataatgctctttgtctgctggatgtgtaaaaatacaaattttagctaatgttaacttgTTAAGGAAATGGTGTCAATGTCAGCATGTTTCTGTGTTACTTCTGCCTCCCATAGGGCAAAGAAACAActaatgcagcttttaaagtAACAGATTACATCAGAGTTAAAGCTCTTTATGTGTTCAGGTTTTTAGAACTGTGAAACTACAGTTGGTCAAAACACAACTATACAGCTACAAAAGagtcagcctacagaaaactCACTCTGACCTTTGTCTTCTCTTGTTGCCACCACAAAGTCAGGTAGATTTCTAACTATAAGAGTCATCAGTAATAGTTACTATATTTAAAATCCTGCTGCCATCCTCTTCTGCTCCCCAGCTCCTCATACACCCCATTAGCACAGAGTTCATCCTCACCTGCATACTGAGTGATATGCCCTCTCTGTCAGATAGCAGTTCTGCAAGGTTTTTGGTACCAAGTACATTCCTCAGGGTCGTTTGAGCCAGCAGCCGTGTAGATGAGTGTGCATTAGACACATTGGCCACAGATGAGATGGGGCAGTGTATGCGGAAGTACACTACACCATCCACAGACACTGTCACTGAGTCTCTGGTTAGGATCTGCAAGGTCAAAAAGATGCAATAAAAGGATGCTGCCACTGTTCTGATTACCCAGGAAGATGGCAGTTTTCAGGAGAGATACAATGATATGCTAtatttgatgtaaaaaaaaaaagcatacctCTTGTGGAGGGATGTCAAAGGACACAGTTCTCAGATCGACTTTCACAAAGGTATCAGTGCAGGGCAGAACAAAGAAAAGTCCTGGAAAGAAATTTGGACCCTGCTAAACTTCTAAAGATTGCAGATGAAGCCTAATTTGATCACAGTAACAACTTTCTAAGCAGACTTTTTCAGCCACAGACATTGTATACACATGTAAGTAACACATTCAGTAACATACCTGGCCCTTTaggttttctgtctgtgatccGGCCGAGTCTAAAAATGACAGCTCGTTCGTACTCCTTCACTATCTGGGTGTTAGAAACACAGCCGGTCAAACAGAGAACATAAGAAAGACCAGTACCGTATAATGGTGGTTTCTCTCAGACTACAACCACTGGGTATAACATCTgcacatttcattcatttgatTGGCCAACAATGTGTTTTTGCAAGTCGGTTTAAAAAGTGTCCTCTCTGAACAGGTGCTGTGGGTCACCCTGCCTCAAAGGCACTATCAGGCCTTATTTTGTGCCCCCAGTGGCTGTGGTACACAACAATGCATGGGTGATGaataaactgaaaacaacacattcaCTAGAAGGGTCTCTTTTTCTCTACAAACAAAAACTTGCCATCAGAGTAAATGACTAAATAATTCTGGTTCTGTGTGTCAAATGCCATATACAGCCCCcttttataaataaaagaatTATATTTCTGTATACCAAATGTCCTCCACTCAAAAAAGCTTATGAACTTTtttggaatttaaaaaaagatgatacAAATGGTCAAATTCCAGAGCAGTGAATACTGACTGAAGCCCTGGCAAAACACAAATGTACTGTTATCTGTATTTCAGAAACAATACTGGTCTAACCCTAATCAGTGGTGTACATTAATAAGCATATACTCTACCTTAATACACAGAAGAAATGAGACTGGGAAGGTTGGTATTATAAAGAGGAGAGATACGAGGACCAACAGCCAACCGAAACATCCCAGCCTCCCTGAGTTTTTATCTGTGGAGAAAGTGGAAAAACACTTTACAAGCTTGGAATAGGGAGGGGAACAATATTTTGCATAATTTCCATGGCACCTTTGTTCCACATTTGTCAGCGTGTAAATCCAGACCAAAGActgttgtggtcattttgttcaCACGATTAAACAGTAATATGATCCAGCGGGACAGAACAAAGCATGTGTGCAGTCAAGCAGTGAGATGTGGGGGATCCACACTTCTCATTTGTTCCTAATGATGTAATTAATCTCCGAGGAAAGTCACGTAACTTCACCTCCACCTGAGTCACAGGGTGTTGTGTAAAGCTACTCAACTATTGATGTACTATCCTGAAAATGCTGCTCATACACTGACGTAGTTTCTCCTTCAGTTAGAGTGTGAATTTAAAAGGAAAACTACATATGATCCAGTCTGAGGGTAGATTTTTAAGTCGGTGTATGGCTGCAACTATTATTTGCATTATCTTTGTTTTGTAAGTGCTGTATGTGTAATAATGGGTTTtttattagttgattaatcacttataaaatgtcaaaactaGTCAAATAAAGTGGAACAGAATTACAGaaagcccaaggtgacatctttaaatgtgGTAGCTTGTTATGTCTGTACAACAgttcaaaacccaaagatattgaAAGTACAATGATGACACAGATCTGCAGATCTTCCTCAGACCTGACAAGCTGGCAGCAGCAAATGATGCCatttttgattgattaatgATTTAAGTTTGTTGGTAAATTGATCAAGCTGAAAGGAAGAGCATCCTCGActtctcagaaaaaaatacattaaaaaaaaaaaaacctatagAAATACTAATACTAGCAGTAGGACTTGGAATGGTTatgtattatataataattgttaaaaaaaaaactgccatcCAATCAGCATAAGGTATCATGAATAATGCTATAGTTTCATCAGTGTGCTTAAGACATGcattattaatacatataaaatatatgtctatttttatttatttttttcaatcagTGACTTTTTTGTTTCAACCCTTGTTGTTTAATTAGTTTTCTCCTTCTTCCTTTTGCCTTCCCTCCCACAATGTAGTGCAGCTCCGTAACGTGTAGTATTGATGTGTAAAATTCTTGAGATAtacaattatataaaaaaccccaaacattttaagcaaaattaaaatgctttacagacAGTTAAACATATGGTAGGTAGTGTTGTGTCAAAGTACTCTATAACATCTGTGGTGACAAGGAGGGAAATGTTTCTGATTAACAGGGGTGCTATTAGAGAAACCGAGTCCCTTAAAAACAGCACACTTAGGCCCTCAAACGAAATGTTTTATCCCTGGTAAGTTTACACTAAATAATTCAGACGCTCAGCAAGTTGTGAAAAGataaaaatctatttaaaatTCATCTAATGACAAagagtgaatttttttttaaaagatcatAAAAGGTATTTACCTTCGACATGCTCTGCGTCGTTGATCTGAAGTTTGCCCTGTGTCACCATGTCGGCTGTGCTGGCTGTCGTTGAGATCATTAGTGAGTATGTTGTCCGTGTGACGGAGCAAGTGAAACAGCCCTGCACTTGTTTACCTATCTGTTCTCCCTGAGGGTGCCCTGTCCCCTTCCCAttagctgacacacacatactgtatacacacacacacacacgcacacacacactcccacttGGTGTGTGACTCTTGGACTCATCCAGTCAGTGCCAACAGGTAACATGAACCACAGAGCCTAACCAGCCTCTGTGTGGCTCCTATATTGGAAAGCTTAAAGTTCAGCTCTTGTGCTTTTCCATTATGCTCTTACATTCACGTCCAGGAGTCTGACACCTGTTGAGTGCAGGTTATGAATAAACAATAGGTGGCTCCCAGTCGAGAAACATGAGACCTGGTGCAGTCGCACGAAGATGTGATCATACTCATGTCTCTCCTGCCATATCATGGAAAtgtacacacatttaaaaaatgatctgaaaGACAATACAATAAATCTTTTTCATATTTCTTGCAAATTTTAATTGCAGTGTTGTTTAACTGAGAATAATATAGATACATAATTACAGTATGTAACAACCAGTAATTTCTCTGGTGTGAAGCTGTGTAgtttacagtttgtgtgagagctgaGCGTAATCATGACAAGTGACATGTGAGCTGCTGGTTACCATAACTTTTCAGTGAGGTCCCTTTAATCAACTGTCACATGATACTTGGTCACATGATGGCCAGCTCACTACAGTACATGAGCTATGTACTATGAGCACATGTCAATCCAAATGCAGTTAACACACCAAGCTCACTTTTAGTTAAAGATGCTGTGATCATTTCGTTAGTTTAAGTATTTTTTGAAGGCAATTTTTACTGTGACAAACTCAATTACAGCAACACAGTGGTGCACTGGTTCCTTGTTTGAACCCAGGAtagggggagcccctctgtgtagAGTGTGCACGtcctccccatgtcagtgtgggttttatCTGgatactccggcttcctcccacagtccaaagacatgcacactggattaattggtgactctaaatcaccagtaggtgtgaatgtgagcatgaatggttgtctgtctctttgtgtcggccctgtgatagtctggcaacctctccagggtgtaccttgccgctcacccaatgtcagctgagctaggctccagcctcctgcaaccctaacaggataaacagaaaatgaccacagaccACACAAACTTTTAACTACATCTTTTCTAACACAATTTATAAACaacaaagtttttcttttccGCTGCCAGAGGACATGGTATTTAAGTGTGGTAAGGCAGGCAGCTCAGATTTTGCTTCAACTGAcagaaaggggggaaaaaaacagaaagaaaatgcttcagAGGTTCAGCTTAAACATAACCATTTTTAATCTTTACTTTTTAAAGCTTTGCTCTATTTTCTCTaattttcagctgttttttttatattgaattCATAGTTTCTCCATCTTAAcctcagctggaaaatgctGAGCTTTCAGTCAGGTTAGCAGAATTGTTCTCATATGCTGCTGTGTTGGTTTACATAAGCAAAAAGAGCTGAGCTGCTTAAACTACCAAGAGAACAAGTTAAGCCAGTTGTTCATATTTACTCATTCATATCTATATTTTTGCTGATTGTACTGGCAAAAACATTTGTGAGTGATAACTGAAAAATGTGTGGTGAGGTAAAACCCAGGCATCAGTGAACATGTTTGAACACGTTTCTACAGACATTGCACTCAGGCTTCTGGATGTTAAGATGAAAGGTTATTTTAAATGACTTAAATTACTTTGAAAAAATCCCAAGAAATTCAAATACAGCCATACCAGCAGCACCAATACTCATATATTATCGGTCACATCTAATCATACACTGAGACAcaatctcattaaaaaaaaattaagacaaGGACAAGAACAAGGAAGTGTTTTAGCACAATACTTTCTTCAGGTGTAGTGAGCCTTCATGTCAGTAACCAGCTGTCTCCATCATAAACTTGCGACTGAGTTCGTAAGCCAGGAACAGGGCTCCATTGGCAGGGAAGGTGCGTATCATGGTAGGAGTCAGGCCCGAGTACAGAGCAGTGAATCCTGTGGGACAAGAGAGAGTCAAGCAGCCACACAGGTCATTCCCCATAGATGTGTCAGGTCCCCTGCATGGACCAATTAGTGAAAAGATGCATCCACACTCTGTGTCACAGCAGTGGTGCATTTATAGCTTTTCAAAGTCTAAAACTTTTCAAAGTCTAAAGCTCCCCTATTAACCCACCCAGGGCtaattttgtggttgtttctcAGGTTTTATGTCAATTAGAGGCATAAACGCTCACATTAAAATCCATTTCATTATACGTGTGCCCTCCAAAGATCAATCAGTGTGATTTGTAAGGCAAACATTGACAGTGTCAAACCTTGGCTTAGCAAAGCCATAAAAACCATCCTTTAATCCATTACCTAAACCAGTAGCATTACCAAATTATTCTGTATCTCTCCCCATCATGCCAACAGATGGTGCAGATGGTGGGGCATGTGGCTGTGACTCAGTACATTAAGTATGCAGGCAGAGATGAGATGTACACTTATGTTCAACTAAATGTGCAGAACAGGTCAGACTGTACCTTTTCACACACTACTGTCTTGTTCTACTGTCAGTACAGTAGAACAAAAATATCCCTTTAGAGGCtgctctgttgtttgttggcaCCGTACGCCCATTAGCCCCATCACCATGATCTGAGCTCTACAGCATACATGGACAATATATTACTGACcaactgcaaagaaacacacacatttatcagATAGATACTTCCATTTTGCATTTAATTGAGGGTTCATAGGTGACATGACTGTGGAAGTACCCAATAAAGTATCTAACATGTAAAAAATCATAATGAATGTATGAACTGAAGACCAGATTtacctttttaaatttttataatTACTTGCAGTTTTGCTAATACTCATTTTAATTTCAAGTGCTTTAATCTCTTACTCTTGAAATTAAATTTCAACTACTTTCACCTGCTATTGTTTATTTAACTGAGAGTCCATTTGCTTTCATTTATCAAATATCAGCTGACACTTATATATTATTACTAATATCAGTTCCTGAACTACAACTGATACTTCAGCTTCCCTGAATGCTTACACTTAAATATAACTTCAGCTTCATTCTGTGCTTACACATAAACTGAATCTTCAACTTCTTTCTGGACTTTCATTTTAACTACTGTTTCCATTTCTGTCACTTGTTTAATTCTGTCTGCCACTTCAACTTCTTTCAgtatagagtgccgaagtcacggcccttccggtagagctcatgggaccttagatcggaaaaaatatgaatggcagtgaatgaggagagaaatattatcttttgttcccatttgagttgcgacatgaaatccaaatatgtcattaatgaatttaaaacataaattttaaggtcaagaaagtcatactttgtggtaaaactgttgagatataagcttttgtaaaaaacgtaattagaaaaactacacaggaggcggtcgcgtatgtgacgtcatagctttcgctcgcttcctgcagcttggagtgactgcaacctggcacaaaacacacagacatcttcaatcataaatcgattaatcataaaacagtggaatttcagcggggaggccaagctgcaggaagcgagcgaaagctatgacgtcacatacgcgacctcctcctgtgtactcttgagtctttctaattaaaaagcttatatctcaacagttttaccacaaagtatgactttcttgaccttaaaatttatgttttaaattcattaacgacatatttagatttcatgtcgcaactcaaacgggaacaaaagataatattgctctccccattcactgccattcatattttttccgatctaaggtcccatgagctctactGGAAGGgccgtgacttcggcactccaTTTCAGCTATTTCAAATCAGGGCTGTAACCTCATATTTTACGGTGGAAGGGGGGTTGGGGTGGAGGTATTGTTCCCAGGAGAAACTTTCAGAAACTGAACAGGTACCCTGACCATTTTGGAGCATTTTGACACAAAAATCATAAATCAGGGGTCCTCAAGGTTTGATTACTGAAAGTCATTTAAGGCAAAAGTGcacacactaaaacatttttatgactttttatgatatACTACAACACTTTTTCCatgacttactatactatgacttttttaggacAGTTTTATGACTTACTAACACTTTACATAAACTGTAATAATCCACAGTGATATGGAGACATACGAAACACTGAtattacattttagtttttgaTACATTTGAAACTGATAAAATAGAGAGATAGTGAAGTATTTGACATTGTACCCACAGCAGCCAACTACTAGAACCAGTAGTTAAGGACAATTTAATAAGTTTATTCATGATTATGATTACACttagtgtgtatgtatatatactgcCGAGTTTCAGATATTTCTACAGTCAATTTTAGCTGTGAGCACACTTGAATTTCCCACAGAAATGCCTTTCTTGTGttctttcttgtattttttccaTGTTACACATTGTTATGTATGCAGCACATTCAAATCTCTATCCCAGCATGCCATGCTTTGCTCCTGTTGGACCCTCTTCGCACTGCACATACTAATATTCATATATTACTACTTGATATTCACTGATGtctttcattgttttcaagCATGATAAGTCTGATTTCTGTCAATCCTAGTATTTGCCAGTAAAATAACCCCATCTACTTCTGGGCTTATTTGGGTCATTTGAATAATTTTGTTTCATTATTCACATTGACTGGCACCAACAGACAGTATAATCATAAACAAATACAGTCTATGTAAATCACCTGTACTACTTCTAGATTCCAGTTTCTGCCATCCTCTCTGTGTCAAAAATGATACACACGAGATGTATAAGAAAAGGGATAGAAAACATTGACTAATCAAATATTGACGAGGAATCCTTCTTTTCTGAATGAACtctgattaaggtgagaagtgTTTCTCTGCAGAGGAAATGTCTGATTTGAATGTCTAAACTGGTTATGAACAGAATGAGAGAGTTGAGTCTAGAcattaagtgtgtgtttgagtcagCGCTGTTCTCTACTGAACCATGATTGTTCACAAAAAGCCAAATTATACAGTCATAGTCCTTAAACCTATGATTATATGGTTGTGTGATGTGAACCAGTCAGCTGTCCTCCCCTGTTGTCACAAATACGGTCTGGATGTAAAACCTTTAGTGACATTTGAGAAGACAGCAAGGGGCAAAAATAATCCTTTTTTTCTGCTAAAATATGAGAACTGTGCTGTTGAGAATCGTACACAAATCATCTGGgttcatttaaatttaaaaatgtactttCAAGTCTTACCTTCAGTGCGTATGACACCCATGAAAGTCTTCATGAAGCCCTCTTGCCTCCCAGCTAAAGAGTACACCTGGATCCTGGACTTCACACAGTCTATGGGATAGACCACCAACCACAGACAAGCTCCTCCAAATCCACCGCTGAACATGAGTGGAAGAATACCTGCAAAGACAAAAATTATTTTGCAGGAGCAGATCACAGAACCAAGTTCAAAtcataaactgaaaataatataaaCATACCTATACCGTCCTTGTCAGTTCCTTTGTACTGCGCAAATTTAGACCGACACAGTTCATATGCCCCAAAAAAGCAGAAGTAACCCGGTATCTCCCTCACTATGGTGGATGATAGTCCTTGGTAGAAACCCAGGGGACCGTTTGTCTTCAACACCGTCTTTACTACTGTCCACGCTGTGCTAAAATCCCAGCACAAAACACAGTCAAAAGAGTATCAAATGAAATTAAACACATTGTGCTACTTCCAGTGTCTCTCTTtggtcacactgaccttctCTGTCCTCTTGCAATCTTGCCAGACGCTTCCATTTCGTGCATGGCCTGCAGGCGGCATTTCACCAGCTCGGTGGGACATAGCACCAtggaggagaagatggaggcTAAAGACCCTGCAGATGCCTTCTGAATATCACTGATGAGCAAGGACAAGGAGTACAGTTTAACTAAAAGACAATAATGGGTTTTTAGAGTGCATACAGGACGACTACCTACGTTAGTCTTCAGGATTACTCAGGACATTTCCATTTTTAGATGAAAAGCATACATCCCTTCCTATCATAACTCAGAATAAGAGGAGATTTGCTCTGTTGTATTCTGCTGGAACCCAAATGCTGCAcatgtttataaaaatgaagTGCACTAAATGGAAAAGCATCCTATGAATGTAGGTAGTATGATTACATTTCCTGGTCCAGATCTGACAGAATTGTTTCTATTTGAAAGAGCACAGACAAAAAGCATTCAGTCCACAAAGTCACCTTCTCATTAAATGTCAAGGGACTGGCTCCTGGCTACAAACCTGAAATGTCTCAGAATAAAGTGTTTCTGAGATTGAGAGTCCATTCCATCTAATAATTTTCCAACCAATTACAAGAAGCATGTCATTCCTTGTCTAATGCCTAATTTATTATTTGCTCTCTTGCTGCTCACTGGAAGTTTGACATGGTAATGTTGAGTCACTGTGatgtaaaacatttaattgGTTATGGTGGTTTACAGTATGGATCCATCTGGATTTAGATTAAACAagtaatcatttttaaaacactatttttttgaaaaatacaacattaaTTGAGTATAAGGATTATTTCGATGGCAATTTATCTCTCAGTTATTATTCAGCTAATACCTTAGTCCCCACAAGACCCCAAAAGAATCAAAACAATGGAAGAAGGAAGTGCTTCTTGGCTCTGATGACTAGTATGACAGGGTCTTTGGTGAAGCAggttaaaaagtacaaaaaacaagATTCAGGAAGTCTCATATTATTGCAGATAaccatggaaaaaaacaaaggcacTCCATCTTTAGGTGAAATAATCTCATATATTTCTTTGAAGAATAAATATGTGAAATTATTTCACCTGAAGATGTAGTGCCTTAATTTTTTCCATGGATGGTTACGATAATATAAAATTGTGTgaccacgtccagatatgatgtAGCACTGCACAATAGTGCATGGTGAAATGCTGCTCAGGGTGTGGATAGAGGAAGCAGCAACTCATGGAGGACATGGAAGGAACTGGGTGGAGACAAGGAGATGTGAACCTTTGAAAATGTCTATATTATCAAGAGAAACGTATGACCAAGACAGTTCTAAGAAGTCACACTAATGCTCTGGAAACTGGGCTAAAGAACTAGTCTTTGTTCATAGTGTTTTGTCAAAATGTTGCTCTTCACCACAGTCAGTTATGGAGCTAATTATGGATACACAAATAGATACATGGAAATTCTCATTTCAAACCTGAGATCAGCCCCTTTATCCATGCTGGACACAAAGCGGATAGCATCCTGGCAAAGACCATAACTCAAGAAGAGCACAGCGTTCTCACTGATGTTGGCAATGAGGGCCGGGGTCGTGCCTTTGTAGAGACCACAGAGTCCCACCTGCCTGAAGGTGGATATGAAGCAGTGGATGAAGCCGCGGTACATGGTGGGGAATGTCTGCATCTTCACCTTTGTGGTGTCAAATGGCTGGCCGCTCAGCACACAAGCTGTCCCACCTGAGGAAGGATTTCAAGATCTGTCTTACTGAGATTCAATAGGAGAGATGAAACCAGTGCAATGACTTGATGAAGGAGAAGAGTCCAAAGCTGGGGTCCAGGGAGCAGTTTGAACACTTTTAGTTTTTCACACTCGCTTTGGTGCATTTCTTGAATCATCCCTAACATTTGTAAAACAGTAACAGTGCAGTTTTTGAAACAATTTCTACAAACAGCACAACACAATGCATTACCTGTAACTTCCTAAAAATCCTTTGTTAATCTCTCAGAAGTAAATATATCATTGAACATGTCAGTGCCATCAGAATATGTCATTGTTTGCAAAGAAGAGTCAGAATGCTTAGCCATGTTGCCAATATAACAATGCACATGGCCAAGGTTTTGATGACAAAGACTGAAAATACATAAGGCTGCAGTTTATCTATATGgcatatataaaaaatatcaacAGTACAAAGTTGCACATTGCTGTACTTGGGAGATTGATAGCAAGAGATGGTCAGGATTCACAGGGACGTCTTTATTGTTTGTACTGTAATTTGTGGACAGACCATGTCATTGGGAAGcagaaaagaaagtgacaagACTGCATAGTGTTTCAGTACAACTCTAataatatttatacatttaaaaaaatctgagatgAAACACtaaagccatttttttttatcaataaaaTGAACATTGTTTCTGCAGTAAATAGAGAGGCAGCAGATGGAGTAACAGAGGAAACCGAGGAAACAAAACTGTTATTTGCTCATGCATTGTCTCAACTTGGATAATTGTTCAATCATGATGAATAAGTTGATTTTTACAggtaaaatgtcactttttaaGTCATCGACAGCCAGTCAGACAgactcagacagacagcaggtctGGCTGATTCACGCAGTAAACTAACCTGCTGCTCCAGCTGAGAAGTCGATGATTGCCTGGATTATGGGATGTGGAGCCATGATGATTTATAAGATGCTTTGAACCTGAAGATGTATGCCATTTatcaacacacaaatacaaacacaaaagtgAAAGTAGGCTACTGTAAATTTAGCACTGATCTGCTCAGATATAAAGCTACAGTAAAGAACATAAAAGGCACAATAGACTCTGTACTGAAGACTATAGacgagggagaaaaaaaatacatctgtgaAGCATACTCACCTGTTGTCTTCTCGGTCGGCTGCTGATCGCGTGCTGACTGTTTCCCTCCACAAAATAACTCTCAAAGCATTTGTTGCACTACAAGCTGTCACCACCTTGCAAATGTGCACATGATGAGCAAGACCTTGTCAAATAGACAGAGTCGCCTACAACCTACCGTGTAATACATTCCAATATACGCATCTTAATTTACGGAAATTAAACTACGATTTTCAGGAACATAGTGTTCAAAAGTTCTTTAAGTTCAACTATGTCCGAGGTTAGCCTTGGGGTTTTTTCTTACTGTACTACTTCCGCTTTCTGATTAACGTCTTGTGAAATCTATTGGCGGACTGCAACGTTCATTCCGTGCGTAAAAGTGTGCACTTTACGCACAGCAAGCGCACAAAGAGTTGCATCAGGCTCTTCAGGGGAAATCACAATAATACAGGAAATAATTTGAGACCCAGATTTAAAGCATGATGATTAGTAGTGTAATCAAAATGTATCTGTATTTTTCCAGCTTTTGATATACCTGTTCACATCTGGTGACTGTTGGCACTGCAGgggtttacattttattgtcgCTCATTTATCTTTTCTTTGAATCATTATTCAATTAAAATGCTTTTGGCAATTTATTGCATTATGAAACTTAAGTatgttctatttttttctcagag
Coding sequences within:
- the slc25a15a gene encoding solute carrier family 25 member 15a; this encodes MAPHPIIQAIIDFSAGAAGGTACVLSGQPFDTTKVKMQTFPTMYRGFIHCFISTFRQVGLCGLYKGTTPALIANISENAVLFLSYGLCQDAIRFVSSMDKGADLSDIQKASAGSLASIFSSMVLCPTELVKCRLQAMHEMEASGKIARGQRSTAWTVVKTVLKTNGPLGFYQGLSSTIVREIPGYFCFFGAYELCRSKFAQYKGTDKDGIGILPLMFSGGFGGACLWLVVYPIDCVKSRIQVYSLAGRQEGFMKTFMGVIRTEGFTALYSGLTPTMIRTFPANGALFLAYELSRKFMMETAGY
- the stoml3a gene encoding stomatin (EPB72)-like 3a; protein product: MCVSANGKGTGHPQGEQIGKQVQGCFTCSVTRTTYSLMISTTASTADMVTQGKLQINDAEHVEDKNSGRLGCFGWLLVLVSLLFIIPTFPVSFLLCIKIVKEYERAVIFRLGRITDRKPKGPGLFFVLPCTDTFVKVDLRTVSFDIPPQEILTRDSVTVSVDGVVYFRIHCPISSVANVSNAHSSTRLLAQTTLRNVLGTKNLAELLSDREGISLSMQEALDDATDPWGIKVERVEIKDVKLPQQLQRAMAAEAEASREARAKIISAEGEMNASRALKEASLIIAESPSALQLRYLQTLNTIAGEKNSTIIFPLPIDLLQNFMRK